The following nucleotide sequence is from uncultured Draconibacterium sp..
CATTAGGTATTAAATACTTCAAGGTTTAACTGTTTGCCTATTGCCTATTTAAACCTTTCTATATTGTTCTATTGCCAAATTGTAGAACTGAAAATTGCGACTGTATACTGCGACTGAAAACTGTAAACTTTCTTCCCACTTCTGGAATCTAAAATCGTTAATCTGCAATCGATATTCAATTACTCATCATTCCCCATTCTAATACGCTAACATTCAACCATTCCTCCACTCCTCTAAATCTTACCGCAACATTAAATTATGAAAGGCCTTAAAATTCCACTGTTTTTTCGAGCTATTAATTTCTATCTTTGGTTGGATTTTTCAAAAAACACTAAAAATAAAATATCATGCAAACTATTAGCAGCTATGACTTTAAAGGAAAAAGAGCTCTTATTCGCGTTGATTTCAACGTGCCTTTAAACGACAAATTCGAGATTACCGACGATACACGTATGCGTGCCGCGCTTCCAACAATTAAAAAAATTATTGAAGGTGGTGGTTCGCCAATCATCATGTCGCACCTTGGTCGTCCGAAAAATGGTCCTGAAGAAAAATTCTCGCTAAAACCATTGGTAAATCACCTGAGCGAACTGCTTGGTGGTGCTACTGTAAAAATCGCTCCTGACTGTATTGGCGAAGAAGTAAAAGCCATGGCAGAGAATGTAAAACCGGGAGAAGTGCTGATTCTTGAAAACCTGCGTTTTTACAAAGAAGAAACTGCCGGCGACGAAGAATTTGCTGCTAAATTAGCTGAAAACGGCGACTGCTGGGTGAACGATGCTTTTGGTACAGCTCACCGTGCACACGCTTCAACAGCTGTAATCGCTAAGTTTTTCCCGAACGACAAAATGTTTGGATTCTTGATTGAGAGTGAAGTAAAAAGCCTTGACAAAGTAGTAAAAGCACCACAGCGTCCGCTTACTGCAATTATGGGTGGAGCTAAAGTTTCGTCAAAAATTACCATTATCGAAAACCTGCTCGACAAAGTAGACAACCTGATTTTGGGTGGTGGAATGAAATTTACTTTTGTGAAAGCTCACGGTGGTAAAGTAGGTAGCTCAATTTGCGAAGACGACTTCCTGGAAACAGCATTGAATATTGAAAAGCTGGCAAAAGAAAAAGGCGTAAACCTTTACATGGCAAGCGATGTTCTTGCTGCCGATGCATTTAGCAACGATGCTAACACGAAGGTTCTTCCTATTGGCGAAATTCCTGATGGATGGATGGGACTGGATGCAGGTCCTGATGCCATTGAAAGCTTTAAGAAGGTTATCGAAAAATCAGGAACGATTCTTTGGAATGGTCCGATTGGTGTTTTCGAAATGGAAGCTTTTGCTGAAGGAACAAGAGCAGTTGGTGAAGCCGTTGTTGAAGCAACAAAAAAAGGTGCATTCTCGCTTGTTGGTGGTGGCGACTCGGTAGCTGCGGTTAATCAACTGGGATTTGCCGATGGCGTTTCTTACATCTCAACTGCAGGTGGCGCACTGTTGGAATACCTCGAAGGAAAAACGCTTCCTGGTGTTGCTGCTGTTCGTGGCGAATAATCAAAAACTACAATAATACATTGAAAAGCCTGGTTCGTTTCGGACCGGGCTTTTTTTTTCGCTGAAAGTCGATCAAAGGAAGACAGCTATTTTTCGTCCGGGACAACCATGAGCATTGAACAACTTTCTTCGCCGGACGATTTAAACGATAACCTTTTACCCGGGGCGGCGTAATTCAACGAATTACTCTACCCCGGGCTAAAGTAAAAAGCACTTTCAGCGCTTTAATTAAAAGCCCAAAGGGGCGAAAAGCAATAACCCGGGGCGACTGACGGCAATCAGGAAGCGCCGGGAAAGTGAGTGAGGTCGAACTCGTCCGGCGAAGACAGTTGGATAGAGATGGTTCGCCACCCCGGACGAAAAAACCGAAAGAAACTTTAAACTGATTGCATAAAAAAGCTAAGAATGGGTCAAATTTCTAATCTACGACTTTCTTTGTCTATCAATCCCACCCTTGAACATAACACCCCTACTATCTGTTTCATAACAAACTTAAAACAGCAAAAAATGAAAGCTAACGTAGGATCAATTGACAGACTATTACGAATAATTGTTGGATTGATAATTGCTATTATCGGGGTTATTTTCGACAGCTGGTGGGGCTTGATTGGCATCATTCCATTGGCAACCGGACTTTTTAGGTTTTGTCCGATGTATTTCCCGCTTAAAATTTCTACTACAGGAAAGGATGAATAAGCTACAACCGCGGTTTTTGCACGTCGAATTTTAGTTGTGGTTTACCCTCTAACCAAATTAACAGCACTCATTCCAAACGATGCTGAATGCAAGACTATTATTGCAACTCTTCTGAAAACCTTCTCGAAGCATAGAATATCTAAAACAAGAAAACTGAATTTATTTAGGGGCTATCTTTAGGTTATTACTTGTGTTTTTATCAATTTTGAAAAGTAATAAACTATTATACTATGAATGCGATTAACCGCTGGCCGCTTCTGGCCATTTTTGTGCTGCTCTTTTCGGTAGCTTGTACTACCAATGAATCTGACCCTGACCTTATGATACAAAAAGAACTAAACACCAACTGGACATTTAACCAGGTGGGCGAAAATGAATGGTTGCCTGCAACAGTTCCGGGAACAGTTCATACCGATTTACTGGCCAACGAAAAGATTGAAGATCCTTTTTATCGGTTGAATGAGTTGGATCAGCAATGGATCGACAAAGTAGACTGGGAATATAAAAGCACTTTCACGGTTGACAAGACATTTTTGAACCGCGATAAAATTGTTATTGATTTTGAAGGACTCGACACGTATGCCGACGTTTCGGTGAACGGCGAAGAAGTACTTTCGGCCGATAACATGTTTCGCGAGTGGCAGGTGGATGTAAAAGACCTGTTAAAAGAAGGTGATAACGAAATACACATTGTTTTTCGCTCGCCAATTGTTGAAGGACTGAAAAAATACGATGCCAACGGATTTGTTTATCCGGGTGGCGAAAACGACCAGGCCGAACGTGGTGAGGTAGAAGGCAACAAACGCGTTAGCATTTACACCCGTAAAGCCGGCTACCATTTTGGTTGGGACTGGGGTCCGCGACTCGTAACCAGTGGTATCTGGAAACCGGTTTACCTGAAAGCCTGGGACAATGCAACCATCCAGAACCTGCAAATCGTTCAGCACGAAGTTTCGGAAGAAAAAGCAACATTCACAG
It contains:
- a CDS encoding phosphoglycerate kinase translates to MQTISSYDFKGKRALIRVDFNVPLNDKFEITDDTRMRAALPTIKKIIEGGGSPIIMSHLGRPKNGPEEKFSLKPLVNHLSELLGGATVKIAPDCIGEEVKAMAENVKPGEVLILENLRFYKEETAGDEEFAAKLAENGDCWVNDAFGTAHRAHASTAVIAKFFPNDKMFGFLIESEVKSLDKVVKAPQRPLTAIMGGAKVSSKITIIENLLDKVDNLILGGGMKFTFVKAHGGKVGSSICEDDFLETALNIEKLAKEKGVNLYMASDVLAADAFSNDANTKVLPIGEIPDGWMGLDAGPDAIESFKKVIEKSGTILWNGPIGVFEMEAFAEGTRAVGEAVVEATKKGAFSLVGGGDSVAAVNQLGFADGVSYISTAGGALLEYLEGKTLPGVAAVRGE
- a CDS encoding DUF2892 domain-containing protein, which codes for MKANVGSIDRLLRIIVGLIIAIIGVIFDSWWGLIGIIPLATGLFRFCPMYFPLKISTTGKDE